GTCTCTAGCACCCGCTGGGTGCGTTGGCTATCGGCAATGACGACATCGTTAAAGACAACGCGAACCCGCCGGGAGGAGGGTTCCAGGCGAGGAGGACGGGGGTAGTCCCAAACGGACTCTTGGCCGGGACCGGGTTCGATGCGAGAGATAGGCATGGCATTCACGGCATAGACAGCAGACAGAGCGTAGGCAAGGGTCAGAGTTCCTGGCGCCAATTTTGTAGCTCTTGCTGGGCCTGATCGTAGGCAGCGGTGCCCTCGGGGATCAGTTCGGCCGCTGCGATCGCAGCGGCAAACCGTCCCTGGGCGGCTCGGGCCCGAGCAATCACTAGGATATCTTCACTCCACTGATCGATGCGGTCTTGGGCAATCTTGCCCTCGGGAGACGCCGGTGGAATCTGCTGCAGCTGCAGAATCGCCGCTTGAAAGGCAGAGGCCTGGCCCGGTTGCAGTGAGGCCTGGGCCTGTTGCAGGATCTGGCGGTGCTGCTGGCGGTGCTGCCAATATCGAATTCGCTCCTGGGCCATCTGGTGCAGTGTGGGTTGATCGGCAGGCACCAGCTGGGCCGCTGCGATCGCATCCTGGAGATTGCCGGTTGCGGCTCGCCCCTCAGCCAAATCCAAAATGATGCGGCTCCAGCGCAGGATATCTTGCTGGGCCTGCTCATAGCCTGGGTCTTCTGGAGAGACTTGTCTGGCAGTCTTAATGGCATCTACAAACGCCGAGGCCGACAGGGGTTGCAACTGGGTGCGGGCCTGATCCAGAGCGGGTGGGGCCTCCTGATGGCGGCCTAAGTTATCCGGTGTCGGTCGCATCGCCTCCGGGGAGGAGCGGCTCATGGCGGTTTCTGCCAGGGGGGCTTCATCGCCAGCTGCTGATGGCCCATTGCTGGTCGGGGCCGACGGCTCTGGCTCTGGGGCTTGCCCCTGTAACCACTGGGGGGTGTACCCCAGTAAGGCCCCCAGGAGTAGCAATCCTAACCCAGCTAATCCGGGGCGCAGCCAGGCTAGTCGGGTCGGCGCCGGCTGTTCAGCATCCATAGGCCCAGATACCGGGACCAACTCCGAGCCAGAGGGCGGGGTGGGCTCCGGGGCCGTCGTTGCCGCCGCAGTTGGGGCTGGGGCTGACACCGAGCTCTCTGCTGGGGTCTGGCTGACAGTATCTGCCGGTAATACCAGTAAAAATTTCTGCTCCGGTGGCACCACCGCCACTGGATTTTGCACCGGTCGCAGATGATGCCGACTCAATGCTGGCAGGTGATTGGTCACATACTCTGCCAATTGGCTTAGGGTGCGGCAACCCCGATAGCGCAGCCCTTCCAACAAGGCCGCTGTGAACAGGCCATGGCGTAGGGCCAATGTCTCGTAGGAAAACTGCTCGGGCTGGCAAGACAGTAGCAATGGTATGCCTAAGCTCTCGGCCAGCTCCACAGTTTGGACGCCAAGGCGCTGGCCAGGCACAGCCGCCTCACTGCGGTTGATATCGAGCACCACAATTCCATGGCGGGTGGGTAACTGCTTCAGAGTATCAAACACCTGGGCTATAGGAATGGCCGTCTGGGCTGGTTGCCGGGGGTCTCCATCGATGGGAAGCAAATAGTCTTCCCCTTGCCAAACCACTCCATAGCCACTGAAAAACCACCACACCACATCGTCCGCGGCGATGGGACTCTCCAGGAGTTGGGTCAAGGACCGTTGCAGCTGCTGCCGATCTGGATAGCGTCGCTGGGGCTTTACCGCCGGGGAGATGTCACTGAGGAACTGACACCGCTCCGGAGCCATGCCAGCCTCATCGAGGCAAACATTGTGCAGCTCTTCGGCGTCAAACTGAGCAAACAGTAGCGGTTGCAAGGCTTGATATTGGTTGATACCGGCGATAACGGCCCAATAATTCGCCATCCGATTCCCTCTTATTGCGCAATGGTTGATGTGGTCGTGAAATTGACGGATTTCTGCCCAGTGTATAGAGTTAAGGTGCTCAACTGGCAGGTTGCCGCCAGTTACCCCTACTCCAGGTCTCAGGCCACCGTTGATCTGAGGGACACAACCGCTCTCGACCTGGATTTGGAATAGACCTGATGGCTAGTCTATCGAGAGGATTGTGCCATGACACCGCCCATCTGCCTAGAGACATCCCGCCCCTGCCGCCATCCCCTGCCGGCCCTGGCCCTGTCGCTCTTGCTGGGGGTAACCGGTTGGGCTGTGGACACGACAACCCAGCCCCCGGCTGTCCAGGCCTATACGGCTCGGGTCAGCCTGTTTCTGACCCGGGAATTCGGTGAGAGCTATGAGAGCCTGATCCAACGGGCAGAAATCACGGCTCGGGCGGCCACCCAGCGTAGCTTCGATGTCGATCTACTAACCACTGAGGTGATTGTGATGGTGGTCGGCGAGAATCAGGGCCTATCGGTTCCCATTTTGACGCTGCAAGTGTCGCGCAATCAATGGCGTCAGCGCCCCGACCCTCAGTATTGGTCGACCTATTATGAAAATGCTGAGGCCTTGTTGGATTTCTAGTGAGACCAGCAAAGTAAAGCTGACGCAATCCCCGATGCTACCGGATCTAAGCTAGGCTGCTGCCAGCGTCAATACTGCCCTAATGCCATTGCTATGACTGCTCCCCATATTGAAGTTCTACCCGATAAGGCTGCCCTGGTTGAACGGGCACTCACTCTCTCGGTGCAGTTAATCCAAGATGCGATCGCACAGCGGGGCCGCTGTACCCTGGCCCTGGCCGGCGGCAGCACCCCCAAGCCCCTCTACGAAGCCCTAGCCCAGACCAATCTACCCTGGTCATTCCTGCATATTTTTTGGGGAGATGAGCGCTACGTCCCCATCGATCACCCCGACAGCAATGCCGGCATGGCCAAAACTGCCTGGTTAGAGCGGGTCCCCATTCCTCCGCAGCAGATTCATCCGGTCCCCACTGCTGCTGGCGACCCAGCAGCCGATGCCCACCAGTACGAACAGAGCCTGCGTTCTGTTTTCCCTGACGCCGATGTTCCTACCTTTGATCTGATTTTCCTGGGCATGGGTGACGATGGCCATACCGCCTCTCTCTTCCCCCACACCGAGGCCCTGCAGGTCCGAGATCGACTGGTCACCGTCGGCCATAAAGACGGCCAACCCCGGATCACCTTCACCGTTCCCCTGATCAACCAGGCCCGCACCGTGCTGTTTCTCGTGGCCGGTGCCAACAAGCAACATGCCCTCAGTCAGGTGTTTGCCGAGGAAGGTGACGCCCAGATGTTCCCGTCCCGGTTAATTCACTCCCAGTCCCTGTGGTGGCTCTTAGATCATGGGGCGGGTCAGGCCCTATTGCCCCGCTAGGGAGAGTCACCCCTTGCTCCCCTGCTACGAATAGTGGGGTCAAACCTACACCCCAATTTAATAGGAAGCTTCCTAAAAACCTTAAAATCTTTGGTTAAGCTCTGCTATGTGAGCTTGCCTTGTCTTATATCATGAACGCAACCATCGAAAATCTGTCATGATTGTCTGCCCCAACTGCAGCCATGCCAATCCGGAGGCTGCTGTTCAGTGTGAAGCCTGCTATACGCCGTTGCCGACCCTAACCACCTGTCCTAGTTGTGGGGCCTCGGTGCAATCTAATGCTGATTTTTGTGGTCAATGTGGGGCCAGCTTACAAGGGGCCGGCCAGCCTGCCGCCGCCCTGGAGGCTACCCATCCCGATACTCCAGATCTACCAGAGCTGGTGACCCCCGATCCGCTGGTGACGCCAAAGCCACTGTCGCAGCCGTCCAGCTCCACCTCTGCAGACACCCCCTCTCCAGGAGTCTCCTCCCAGCCATCTGCCTCTCCCCAATCGGCCCCAGTGGGAGCTACCCAGCTGCAGGTGAGCCAGGCCCAACTGCTACATGTGCAGACCGATACCCAATTCGATCTCCCCGCCCATTTACCCATCATTCGTATCGGCAAACCCAATGATCGCGTGCCTCCCGATATCGATGTCTCGGGGCTACAGGATTCAGAAATTGTTTCGCGGGTGCATGCCTCTATTCGAGTCGAGGGAGACATCTACTATATTGAGGATGTCGGTAGTTCTAACGGCACCTACATTAATAATGCGCCGCTACCCAGTGGTAATCGCCATCGCTTGCGGGCAGGCGATCGAATCGCCCTCGGTAAAGGAGACAAGGTTTCCTTCATTTTTCAGGTGTCTGGTTAGCTCAGGCGTTTATGATGGCTAGGTGCTCTGCAAACTACTTATCGCGGCCTACGGTTGAGTCGAGTGTAATGTGATCACCCTATCGCTCCTCCATCCCCTTCATAAAACACCGGTTCAACATTGGACATTTGAGGTGGAACCGGTAATTCGCATCGGTCGCTCCTCAGACAATGATGTGATTTTGTATAGTGCCGTAGTATCACGTCATCATGTGGAAATTTACCGTACCCGGGACGGCTGGGAGATTAAGAGCCTAGGTACCAATGGCACCTACCTTGAGGGCAAGCGCATTACCCAAGTTCCGGTAGAAGATGGCATCGTCATCCGTCTAGCCCGTTCCGGCCCGAATATCCAGATTCGTACCAGTCCAGAACAGTCTTCGGCCCTAAAAGCCCTCTTGAACCGCCCCCGATCTCAGCCTCCAGAAGCTGACCCTGACATCCATTTGTCGATACCAACGGAAGTGCCGAAACATATTTTGGAGGAGGCAGAGCCAGACAGCGACGCGGTTCCCGACGATGATACGGACCACCCTCACTAGGTTTCTCCATGGTCCGGGGCGACCAAATTTATGTGATGCGGCAACTCGCTGGCCTACCCGGAGTCTATGAGCACCACGGCATCGACTGTGACGATGCTCATAGACGTCAAGGGGCAGGGGAAGTGGGGGAGTGGGGGAGTGGGGGAGTGGGGGAGTGGAGAGTGAAGGGTGAAGGGTGGAGAGTGGAGGGGCAAGGACAACAGGTAGCGTGGGTCGTTTTACTTAGGAGAATTCTGGGAAAGAAAATACCTTGAGGAGGGGCGCAGGGCCTGCGCCCTTGGGTAACAGCCCATAAAATGGGTAATTTTGTTTCAAGAGATCTCCTTAAGCGAGGGACGTTATAAGTGGCCAGGGAAGGACCCACGGGGAAGGAAGGACGGAGGGCAGAAGGCAGAAAGGTCCATTGCCTCCCTGCCGATGCGACGCGATTCACGACGGCTGATCGACCATCCCGTCCACGGGGTCTAGGGCGGTAGTTCGACTCGGGCGAGTGCTCTGGCTGGTGAATTTAAGGGGGGTCTTATGGATGTTTCCAGAGGAATTAGCCGTTCGGCCGAGCTCAGGCCGAGGCCTGCCCGCAGGGCATAGGGAGAGCAGCGGTTGTAGCTAGGGCTGAAATCCTCCGAATCTTAAAGACGGCATGCTGGCTGTTGCCATTGCCGCTAATCTGGAAGCAGACCATGCGTTGATGCGGAGAGCCTATGCTGGCGAAATCCCAACCCCCTAGACCCCCGTCAGTACTGCAAAAAATTGCCCGAGCCTTTCGCGTATTTGGCTGGATTGGCTTAGCTGTTCAGGTCTGTCTGGCGTTTTTAGCCGTGGTGTCTCTACTGCTGGCCACCTTTGGCCAAAATTTTAGTCC
This portion of the Halomicronema hongdechloris C2206 genome encodes:
- the pgl gene encoding 6-phosphogluconolactonase codes for the protein MTAPHIEVLPDKAALVERALTLSVQLIQDAIAQRGRCTLALAGGSTPKPLYEALAQTNLPWSFLHIFWGDERYVPIDHPDSNAGMAKTAWLERVPIPPQQIHPVPTAAGDPAADAHQYEQSLRSVFPDADVPTFDLIFLGMGDDGHTASLFPHTEALQVRDRLVTVGHKDGQPRITFTVPLINQARTVLFLVAGANKQHALSQVFAEEGDAQMFPSRLIHSQSLWWLLDHGAGQALLPR
- a CDS encoding FHA domain-containing protein, with protein sequence MITLSLLHPLHKTPVQHWTFEVEPVIRIGRSSDNDVILYSAVVSRHHVEIYRTRDGWEIKSLGTNGTYLEGKRITQVPVEDGIVIRLARSGPNIQIRTSPEQSSALKALLNRPRSQPPEADPDIHLSIPTEVPKHILEEAEPDSDAVPDDDTDHPH
- a CDS encoding FHA domain-containing protein — its product is MIVCPNCSHANPEAAVQCEACYTPLPTLTTCPSCGASVQSNADFCGQCGASLQGAGQPAAALEATHPDTPDLPELVTPDPLVTPKPLSQPSSSTSADTPSPGVSSQPSASPQSAPVGATQLQVSQAQLLHVQTDTQFDLPAHLPIIRIGKPNDRVPPDIDVSGLQDSEIVSRVHASIRVEGDIYYIEDVGSSNGTYINNAPLPSGNRHRLRAGDRIALGKGDKVSFIFQVSG
- a CDS encoding caspase family protein, encoding MANYWAVIAGINQYQALQPLLFAQFDAEELHNVCLDEAGMAPERCQFLSDISPAVKPQRRYPDRQQLQRSLTQLLESPIAADDVVWWFFSGYGVVWQGEDYLLPIDGDPRQPAQTAIPIAQVFDTLKQLPTRHGIVVLDINRSEAAVPGQRLGVQTVELAESLGIPLLLSCQPEQFSYETLALRHGLFTAALLEGLRYRGCRTLSQLAEYVTNHLPALSRHHLRPVQNPVAVVPPEQKFLLVLPADTVSQTPAESSVSAPAPTAAATTAPEPTPPSGSELVPVSGPMDAEQPAPTRLAWLRPGLAGLGLLLLGALLGYTPQWLQGQAPEPEPSAPTSNGPSAAGDEAPLAETAMSRSSPEAMRPTPDNLGRHQEAPPALDQARTQLQPLSASAFVDAIKTARQVSPEDPGYEQAQQDILRWSRIILDLAEGRAATGNLQDAIAAAQLVPADQPTLHQMAQERIRYWQHRQQHRQILQQAQASLQPGQASAFQAAILQLQQIPPASPEGKIAQDRIDQWSEDILVIARARAAQGRFAAAIAAAELIPEGTAAYDQAQQELQNWRQEL